One segment of Triticum aestivum cultivar Chinese Spring chromosome 2A, IWGSC CS RefSeq v2.1, whole genome shotgun sequence DNA contains the following:
- the LOC123185816 gene encoding ethylene-responsive transcription factor ERF025-like: MSGHGSSGKHPFYRGIRSRCGKWVSEIREPRKARRIWLGTFPTAEMAAVAYDVAAQALRGPDAALNFPALAATRRAPASASADDIRAAAAAAAVSVQHDRAGGGIAPAAAGSALQLQQQLSGGSAAAASASGAAQQDQAGIGFNQFFLDEEALFETPQFLRSMAAGMMMSPPRLSPDSSDESPDPSEAGESLWSYRDP; this comes from the coding sequence ATGTCTGGGCATGGGTCGTCGGGCAAGCACCCCTTCTACCGCGGCATCCGGAGCCGGTGCGGGAAGTGGGTCTCGGAGATCCGGGAGCCGCGGAAGGCCCGCCGCATCTGGCTCGGTACCTTCCCGACGGCCGAGATGGCCGCCGTGGCCTACGACGTGGCCGCCCAGGCGCTGCGCGGGCCCGACGCGGCGCTCAACTTCCCCGCCTTGGCCGCCACGCGCCGCGCCCCGGCGTCCGCCTCCGCGGACGACATCcgcgcggcggcggccgccgcagcTGTCTCCGTCCAGCACGATCGCGCCGGCGGCGGCATTGCCCCCGCGGCTGCTGGATCCGCACTGCAGCTGCAGCAGCAGCTGAGCGGGGGCAGTGCCGCCGCTGCCTCGGCGAGCGGCGCGGCCCAGCAGGATCAAGCCGGCATTGGGTTCAACCAGTTCTTCCTGGACGAGGAGGCGCTCTTCGAGACGCCGCAGTTCCTGCGCAgcatggccgccgggatgatgatgaGCCCCCCAAGGCTCAGCCCCGACTCCTCCGACGAATCGCCGGACCCTTCCGAGGCCGGGGAGAGCCTCTGGAGCTACCGCGACCCGTAG